The Candidatus Methylomirabilota bacterium genome has a segment encoding these proteins:
- a CDS encoding thioredoxin family protein, which yields MVTKERFAQGMTVQQYLDQMGTNKDTFVKFLGEIKVKPEDKKALESLSKKLKCVIITEDWCGDALYNVPVLLKLIEGNPNIETRVFLRDKNPDLMDQYLNKDMFRSIPVFAFFDENMTEVARLLERPPKVTEELEAKMLEVRKAFRAEKLESWRQAVVGEIRTLLKA from the coding sequence ATGGTCACGAAGGAGCGGTTCGCGCAGGGCATGACGGTCCAGCAGTACCTCGATCAGATGGGCACCAACAAGGACACGTTCGTGAAGTTCCTCGGAGAGATCAAGGTCAAGCCCGAGGACAAGAAAGCGCTCGAGTCGCTCAGCAAGAAACTGAAGTGCGTGATCATCACCGAGGACTGGTGCGGTGACGCGCTCTACAACGTCCCGGTGCTCCTCAAGCTCATCGAGGGCAACCCGAACATCGAGACCCGCGTGTTCCTGCGCGACAAGAACCCCGACCTGATGGACCAGTACCTGAACAAGGACATGTTCCGGTCCATCCCGGTCTTCGCGTTTTTCGACGAGAACATGACCGAGGTCGCGCGCCTGCTCGAGCGGCCGCCCAAGGTGACCGAGGAGCTCGAGGCCAAGATGCTCGAGGTGCGCAAGGCGTTTCGCGCCGAGAAGCTCGAGTCGTGGCGGCAGGCCGTCGTGGGCGAAATCCGCACGCTCCTGAAGGCGTGA